A single genomic interval of Spirosoma linguale DSM 74 harbors:
- a CDS encoding hypothetical protein (KEGG: bam:Bamb_1841 hypothetical protein), producing the protein MDGWNYLSRAVDSLMNGDKGASIHMAYYAELRATMGFLASEGISAVNTNSYCLDASSKIIGCDGSMPTHEFTWEALSGWINDPTKSRISLARYFQVSNKSFSEWIDATPGGVQASIFNNYMSKWLKEWTIDIQDYREDKRGRNLVSYNPQRIIDTKPVDFTECINYITSFWHLLEPGASSDFSMLDKYLFKKLYNIIAQGLSKGTGKIITAENLATDAAKRLGVNLDPSLLNILKQNDEHSIFTLSSLPTVDYNTKPFNVNAGSILARALLMLRVSSGAAAYLLNECNFNSDDTKFYWMTAGLDSGLWEPGDAPDDLSDLWIDIADSIAGIKDGLEALGNPVTAKGLSSLLSEALIPFKQLNRAGLWSIIN; encoded by the coding sequence ATGGATGGATGGAATTATTTATCTAGAGCAGTAGACAGCTTAATGAATGGAGATAAAGGAGCTTCTATTCATATGGCATATTATGCTGAATTAAGAGCTACAATGGGTTTTCTTGCTAGTGAAGGTATTAGCGCTGTAAATACTAATAGTTATTGCTTAGATGCATCAAGTAAAATTATTGGATGTGATGGTAGTATGCCAACTCATGAATTTACATGGGAAGCTCTCTCTGGATGGATAAATGATCCAACAAAAAGTAGAATTAGTCTAGCTAGGTACTTTCAAGTAAGTAATAAATCCTTTTCTGAGTGGATAGATGCAACACCTGGGGGCGTCCAAGCAAGTATTTTTAATAATTATATGAGTAAGTGGTTAAAAGAATGGACTATTGATATTCAAGATTATAGAGAAGATAAGAGGGGCAGAAACTTAGTTAGTTATAACCCACAAAGGATTATTGATACAAAGCCTGTCGATTTTACTGAATGTATAAACTATATAACTAGCTTTTGGCATTTGTTAGAACCAGGAGCATCATCAGATTTTAGTATGTTGGATAAATATTTGTTTAAAAAACTATACAATATTATAGCGCAAGGGCTTAGTAAAGGAACAGGTAAGATTATTACAGCTGAAAACTTAGCTACAGATGCCGCTAAAAGACTGGGAGTTAATTTAGACCCGTCATTGCTTAATATACTTAAGCAAAATGATGAACATTCGATATTTACTTTGTCTAGCTTACCGACTGTTGATTACAATACGAAACCTTTCAATGTTAATGCGGGCTCAATATTAGCTAGGGCCCTGTTAATGCTTAGAGTTTCATCTGGCGCTGCTGCTTATTTACTTAACGAATGCAATTTTAATTCAGACGATACTAAGTTTTATTGGATGACTGCCGGACTAGATAGTGGCCTTTGGGAGCCTGGAGACGCACCAGATGACTTGTCAGATTTATGGATTGATATAGCTGACTCTATTGCAGGTATTAAAGATGGTTTAGAAGCATTAGGAAATCCCGTTACAGCCAAAGGATTATCCAGTTTATTAAGTGAAGCGTTAATTCCTTTTAAGCAACTGAATAGAGCCGGGCTGTGGAGTATTATTAATTGA
- a CDS encoding integrase family protein (PFAM: integrase family protein~KEGG: shw:Sputw3181_4090 phage integrase family protein) yields MPITYNIELNSKPDSKGRSSVFIRLHLKGQKPGRVLTTVRIENASKYWSPKQKWTRWIIGHPNREALNQEILNEHDRIKKQVQAWQDAETPGAILTPGQLAERFRAGSSDLYFDWVDQVLDDVKEQAYATYIGKRSAVNAFKSWAGETLPLASVTPVLVRSFQDYLVKTPMAYGGKRKGSTINKMLNRLHIIHQSVLVKTGVSPKKASLLSPWTDIDDLAELRPRKAKLTETTIQNVAALTVDTTRRRVTPVGAFQIWMLEHVLAGMRFSDVLFLRYQNFTTDQDGQPIHLRYEMLKTGNVVSIPILDEGRALLKRYWNEESQPTAFILPYLDSSRPYAKIITHEQYKAASFDVKRRLYNDLAHWNRQVNLCLREVRTVAGLPEKLTNHSARHSFADLARRIMEQDVSLSMYDIQKMLGHNSIITTEVYTKDLQEPDSTKPMFAIFSRKD; encoded by the coding sequence ATGCCAATTACTTATAACATAGAACTGAATAGCAAACCTGATTCAAAAGGAAGGTCATCAGTGTTCATTCGCTTACATCTAAAGGGACAAAAGCCAGGGCGAGTACTTACTACTGTAAGAATAGAAAATGCTTCAAAGTATTGGAGTCCTAAGCAAAAGTGGACAAGATGGATAATTGGCCACCCTAATCGAGAAGCATTAAACCAAGAAATTCTAAACGAACACGACCGTATTAAGAAGCAGGTCCAAGCTTGGCAGGATGCGGAAACGCCAGGGGCTATTTTAACACCTGGCCAGCTAGCCGAACGGTTTAGGGCTGGTTCATCGGACCTGTATTTCGATTGGGTAGACCAGGTACTAGACGACGTAAAAGAACAGGCATACGCTACCTACATAGGAAAGCGTAGTGCTGTCAATGCGTTTAAAAGTTGGGCTGGCGAAACCTTACCGCTGGCGTCTGTTACGCCAGTCCTGGTACGATCCTTTCAGGACTATCTAGTAAAAACACCGATGGCCTATGGCGGTAAGCGCAAAGGATCGACCATTAACAAGATGCTGAACCGGCTACATATTATTCACCAGTCGGTATTAGTTAAAACGGGTGTTAGTCCCAAAAAAGCCAGTTTACTTTCGCCCTGGACCGACATAGACGACCTGGCCGAACTTAGGCCACGAAAAGCCAAACTAACAGAAACCACGATCCAGAACGTAGCAGCGCTGACAGTCGACACCACCCGCAGACGGGTAACACCGGTAGGAGCGTTTCAAATTTGGATGTTAGAACATGTCCTGGCGGGTATGCGTTTTTCTGATGTTCTGTTTCTGCGCTACCAGAATTTCACCACCGACCAGGATGGCCAGCCGATACACCTGCGCTATGAAATGCTAAAAACCGGAAACGTGGTAAGCATTCCGATATTAGACGAAGGTAGGGCGTTACTGAAACGCTACTGGAATGAAGAAAGCCAGCCTACAGCTTTTATTTTGCCGTACCTGGATAGTAGCAGACCCTACGCCAAAATAATAACGCATGAGCAATATAAAGCGGCCAGTTTCGATGTTAAACGAAGACTGTATAACGACCTAGCGCACTGGAACCGCCAGGTAAATCTATGCCTACGGGAAGTCAGAACCGTTGCAGGCTTACCGGAAAAGCTAACTAACCACAGCGCCAGGCACAGTTTCGCAGACCTGGCCAGGCGAATAATGGAACAGGACGTAAGTTTAAGTATGTACGATATTCAGAAAATGTTAGGACACAATAGCATAATAACGACAGAAGTTTACACTAAAGACTTACAAGAACCGGATTCGACTAAGCCTATGTTTGCAATATTTAGTCGAAAGGACTAA
- a CDS encoding Integrase catalytic region (PFAM: Integrase catalytic region~KEGG: maq:Maqu_3180 integrase catalytic subunit): protein MANQRLPMHLLRQILLLQQQHKSIRDIARSLGLARNTVRGYLRMLPDPATLSLPQLSDQQLDELVQSRPPAPSPDAPLTILQQRFAQIDRELTRPGVTRYSLWLDYKAEHPNGYQYTQFCHYYQLWSQRQQTSMHIEHKAGDKLFVDFAGKRLSLVDQTTGEVRPVEFFVAVLGCSQLTYAQVVATQRKEDFITALQNALHYFGGVPAAIVPDNLKAAVIRSDRYEPQINETLADFALHYQTTILPARSGKPRDKALVEGAVNILYRRIYAPLRNEVFHRLDDLNAAIRPLLDAHNQMRFQNRGHSRQSQFEERERMHLMGLPNTAYLIKHYAGSRVQKNGHVLLSEDKHYYSVPYRYIGQWVRLIYTASSVEVYCQHQRIATHQRLQGQYHYSTLKEHLPPAHQWISDWSPETFVRRADRIGPQTRQAVEAILTSRAHPEQAYKSCQGVLSLEKKVGRERLERACQRALCYQSVSYKVIRSIIERGLDTLSDASPVSSVPSHENIRGASAYQ, encoded by the coding sequence ATGGCCAACCAGCGTCTTCCTATGCACCTACTCCGTCAGATTCTGCTTCTCCAGCAGCAACATAAGTCTATCCGGGATATTGCCCGTTCGCTAGGCCTGGCTCGCAATACCGTCCGGGGCTACCTGCGCATGCTTCCCGATCCGGCAACGCTTTCCCTCCCGCAACTCTCCGACCAACAGTTGGATGAGCTGGTACAAAGTCGTCCGCCTGCGCCCTCACCCGACGCCCCCCTAACTATTCTTCAACAACGATTCGCTCAGATTGACCGCGAACTGACCCGACCCGGCGTTACCCGGTATAGTCTTTGGCTGGATTACAAAGCCGAACATCCCAACGGCTATCAGTATACGCAGTTCTGCCACTATTATCAGCTTTGGAGCCAGCGGCAGCAGACCAGCATGCACATTGAGCACAAAGCGGGCGACAAACTCTTCGTCGACTTTGCGGGCAAGCGGCTCTCGCTGGTCGACCAGACAACAGGGGAGGTTAGGCCGGTCGAGTTCTTCGTGGCCGTGCTGGGTTGCAGTCAGCTCACTTACGCCCAGGTAGTGGCTACTCAGCGCAAGGAGGACTTCATCACCGCCCTGCAAAACGCCCTGCATTACTTCGGGGGCGTACCAGCGGCCATCGTGCCCGATAACCTCAAAGCGGCTGTGATTCGCTCGGATCGCTATGAACCCCAGATCAATGAGACGCTGGCTGACTTTGCGCTCCATTATCAAACGACGATCCTGCCGGCCCGGAGCGGTAAGCCCCGCGACAAAGCTCTGGTCGAAGGAGCCGTCAACATCCTCTATCGACGCATCTACGCTCCCCTGCGCAATGAGGTCTTTCATCGACTTGACGATCTCAATGCGGCTATCCGCCCCTTACTCGACGCCCACAACCAAATGCGCTTTCAGAACCGGGGCCATAGTCGGCAGTCGCAGTTCGAGGAGCGGGAGCGAATGCACTTGATGGGGTTGCCCAACACGGCTTATCTCATCAAACACTATGCGGGGAGCCGGGTTCAGAAAAACGGCCATGTACTGCTGTCAGAAGACAAGCATTATTACAGCGTACCCTATCGCTACATCGGCCAGTGGGTACGGCTGATCTACACGGCGTCAAGCGTTGAAGTCTACTGCCAGCACCAGCGTATTGCGACTCACCAGCGATTACAGGGACAGTACCATTACTCGACACTCAAAGAGCATTTGCCCCCAGCCCATCAGTGGATCAGTGACTGGAGCCCGGAGACGTTCGTCCGTCGGGCCGACCGCATTGGCCCCCAAACCCGGCAGGCCGTCGAAGCCATCCTAACGAGCCGGGCGCATCCCGAACAGGCTTATAAGTCGTGCCAGGGTGTACTAAGTCTGGAAAAGAAAGTGGGTAGAGAACGTCTGGAGCGGGCCTGCCAACGGGCGTTGTGCTACCAGAGCGTGAGCTACAAAGTCATCCGATCCATCATCGAACGCGGGCTGGATACGCTCTCCGATGCCAGTCCTGTCAGCTCAGTACCCAGCCATGAAAACATCCGGGGCGCATCAGCCTACCAGTAA
- a CDS encoding IstB domain protein ATP-binding protein (PFAM: IstB domain protein ATP-binding protein~KEGG: tau:Tola_2684 IstB domain protein ATP-binding protein), producing MNNQATLDRLRDLKLVGMYQAFETLLRLPLHQQPPADELLAQLTEAEHEYRQHRRTQMAIRAARFRYQASLEELHYGPGRNLDKTLVLRLADCRFIDRAENIFLTGSTGCGKSYVASALGYQACQLGYRVGYHNLIRLIQRLQLAKADGSYQREMSRLERQHLLILDDWGLQPLDQNGRLALLQIMEDRHGKAATIITSQLPVSKWHEYIDDPTLADAILDRLTHKAHRMELKGESMRRKQSLAAEK from the coding sequence ATGAATAACCAAGCGACACTTGACCGACTACGGGACCTTAAACTGGTGGGCATGTATCAGGCCTTCGAGACCCTGCTTCGCCTACCCCTTCACCAGCAACCGCCTGCCGACGAACTGCTGGCCCAGCTTACTGAAGCTGAACATGAGTACCGTCAACACCGACGCACCCAGATGGCCATCCGGGCGGCCCGCTTTCGCTATCAGGCCTCGCTGGAAGAGTTGCACTACGGCCCTGGCCGCAACCTGGATAAGACGCTGGTGCTTCGTTTGGCCGACTGCCGCTTCATCGATCGAGCCGAGAATATCTTCCTGACGGGATCAACTGGCTGCGGCAAAAGTTACGTGGCTTCGGCCCTGGGCTATCAGGCCTGTCAGCTGGGGTATCGGGTGGGTTATCACAATCTGATCCGGCTCATACAGCGACTGCAACTGGCTAAAGCCGACGGCTCCTACCAGCGGGAGATGAGTCGTCTGGAGCGGCAACACCTGCTCATTCTGGATGACTGGGGCTTACAACCCCTTGATCAGAATGGCCGATTGGCCCTGTTACAGATCATGGAGGACCGGCATGGCAAGGCCGCTACGATCATCACCTCGCAACTGCCGGTGAGTAAATGGCACGAATACATCGACGATCCTACCTTGGCCGATGCCATCCTGGACCGGCTAACTCACAAGGCTCATCGGATGGAGTTGAAGGGTGAATCGATGCGACGCAAGCAAAGTCTTGCGGCTGAGAAATAA